In Rosa chinensis cultivar Old Blush chromosome 1, RchiOBHm-V2, whole genome shotgun sequence, a genomic segment contains:
- the LOC112192441 gene encoding rust resistance kinase Lr10 isoform X3, protein MELSSWSMFSTQHHSAGFFQLLWEFIYYYIVLPLYHFDRFLLEMISIVPVVFTVKFILGAPFVIALLIYKWRRRHSSTNNSIEDFLHSDNFMPIRYTYSNIKKMSNGFKDKLGEGGYGSVFKAKLRSGRLGAIKLLGKPNANGEDFMSEVATIGRIHHINVVQLVGYCVEGSKRALVYDFMSNGSLDKCIYSKEGFNTLSCKKMYEIAVGVAHGIEYLHRGCEVQILHFDIKPHNILLDENFIPKISDFGLAKLYPRDNSMVSSMAARGTMGYIAPELFYKNIGGVSYKADVYSFGMLLMEMASKRKNVNALVENSSQIYFPSWVYDQYNEGKDFEIGDATTEEKQIIKKMIITALWCIQMKPSDRPSMKRAIAMLEGDVECLQMPLKPSLCPEPMTVGNLIPTSSDVELTCSLSAR, encoded by the exons ATGGAGCTCAGCTCCTGGTCGATGTTTTCCACACAGCATCACAG TGCAGGTTTCTTTCAACTTCTGTGGGAGTTCATTTACT ATTATATCGTACTACCACTCTATCACTTTG ATCGATTTTTACTGGAGATGATTTCCATCG TGCCAGTAGTTTTTACGGTCAAATTTATACTTGGAGCTCCATTTGTGATTGCACTTTTAATCTACAAGTGGCGAAGAAGACATTCATCTACCAACAACTCTATAGAAGATTTTCTACATAGTGACAATTTCATGCCTATAAGGTACACTTACTCCAACATTAAGAAAATGTCTAATGGATTCAAGGATAAGTTGGGGGAAGGAGGTTATGGGTCTGTATTTAAAGCAAAATTACGGAGTGGCCGATTAGGAGCCATTAAGTTGTTAGGAAAGCCTAATGCTAATGGGGAAGATTTTATGAGTGAAGTAGCTACTATTGGAAGGATTCACCATATTAATGTGGTGCAGCTTGTTGGTTACTGTGTTGAGGGTTCAAAGCGTGCTTTAGTATATGATTTCATGTCAAATGGGTCTCTTGATAAATGCATTTACTCTAAAGAAGGATTCAACACTTTAAGTTGTAAGAAAATGTATGAGATTGCAGTTGGAGTGGCTCACGGTATTGAATATTTGCATCGAGGTTGTGAAGTGCAAATACTACATTTTGATATCAAGCCTCACAATATTTTACTTGATGAGAATTTTATCCCGAAGATTTCTGACTTTGGGCTAGCAAAATTATATCCAAGGGATAATAGCATGGTATCTTCAATGGCAGCAAGGGGCACAATGGGATATATTGCTCCTGAGTTGTTCTATAAAAACATTGGTGGTGTTTCATACAAAGCTGATGTCTACAGTTTTGGAATGTTGTTAATGGAAATGGCAAGTAAAAGGAAAAATGTAAATGCATTAGTGGAGAATTCAAGCCAAATTTACTTCCCCTCATGGGTGTACGATCAATATAATGAGGGGAAAGACTTCGAGATTGGAGATGCTACAACAGAGGAAAAGCAAATTATAAAAAAGATGATTATAACTGCATTGTGGTGCATTCAAATGAAACCAAGTGATCGACCTTCCATGAAGAGAGCCATAGCGATGCTAGAAGGAGATGTTGAATGCCTACAAATGCCTCTAAAGCCATCTCTATGCCCAGAACCAATGACTGTAGGCAATTTGATTCCAACAAGTTCAGATGTGGAGCTAACATGTAGTTTATCGGCAAGGTGA
- the LOC112192441 gene encoding rust resistance kinase Lr10 isoform X2: protein MGKINLVAWVSIAALFLVIALLSGHSCNAKDEGSKSTTSSSGNIHTRSFLGVFVPKARGRDNQKCVPSSCGHIDNISYPFRLEHDPKHCGDSSYTLECNNNVTILHLYSVHSSLYVDTASCIKSEAYGYVKVGITTTSDLEDGCSIDSTTMITTFARTKRNVSYKEIHKELVYGFQLTYEMTYIFVDCRRQGQWSSAPGRCFPHSITGFFQLLWEFIYYYIVLPLYHFDRFLLEMISIVPVVFTVKFILGAPFVIALLIYKWRRRHSSTNNSIEDFLHSDNFMPIRYTYSNIKKMSNGFKDKLGEGGYGSVFKAKLRSGRLGAIKLLGKPNANGEDFMSEVATIGRIHHINVVQLVGYCVEGSKRALVYDFMSNGSLDKCIYSKEGFNTLSCKKMYEIAVGVAHGIEYLHRGCEVQILHFDIKPHNILLDENFIPKISDFGLAKLYPRDNSMVSSMAARGTMGYIAPELFYKNIGGVSYKADVYSFGMLLMEMASKRKNVNALVENSSQIYFPSWVYDQYNEGKDFEIGDATTEEKQIIKKMIITALWCIQMKPSDRPSMKRAIAMLEGDVECLQMPLKPSLCPEPMTVGNLIPTSSDVELTCSLSAR, encoded by the exons ATGGGAAAAATCAACCTTGTCGCATGGGTTTCAATTGCAGCCTTATTTCTTGTTATTGCCTTATTATCTGGCCATTCCTGTAATGCTAAGGATGAGGGTAGTAAGTCTACTACTTCTTCCTCCGGCAATATCCATACAAGAAGTTTTCTGGGCGTATTTGTTCCTAAAGCTAGGGGTAGAGATAACCAGAAGTGCGTCCCTTCTTCCTGCGGCCACATCGACAACATAAGCTACCCTTTTCGGCTAGAACATGATCCAAAGCATTGTGGCGACTCAAGCTACACTTTGGAATGTAACAACAATGTCACAATTCTGCACCTATATTCTG TGCATTCTTCTCTGTATGTGGATACTGCTTCATGTATCAAATCCGAAGCATATGGTTATGTCAAGGTAGGCATTACGACCACATCGGATTTGGAAGATGGGTGCAGTATAGATTCGACCACTATGATCACTACTTTCGCCAGAACGAAGAGAAATGTGTCCTATAAAGAAATACACAAAGAACTGGTGTATGGCTTTCAGCTTACTTATGAGATGACTTATATCTTTGTTGATTGCCGGAGGCAGGGGCAATGGAGCTCAGCTCCTGGTCGATGTTTTCCACACAGCATCACAG GTTTCTTTCAACTTCTGTGGGAGTTCATTTACT ATTATATCGTACTACCACTCTATCACTTTG ATCGATTTTTACTGGAGATGATTTCCATCG TGCCAGTAGTTTTTACGGTCAAATTTATACTTGGAGCTCCATTTGTGATTGCACTTTTAATCTACAAGTGGCGAAGAAGACATTCATCTACCAACAACTCTATAGAAGATTTTCTACATAGTGACAATTTCATGCCTATAAGGTACACTTACTCCAACATTAAGAAAATGTCTAATGGATTCAAGGATAAGTTGGGGGAAGGAGGTTATGGGTCTGTATTTAAAGCAAAATTACGGAGTGGCCGATTAGGAGCCATTAAGTTGTTAGGAAAGCCTAATGCTAATGGGGAAGATTTTATGAGTGAAGTAGCTACTATTGGAAGGATTCACCATATTAATGTGGTGCAGCTTGTTGGTTACTGTGTTGAGGGTTCAAAGCGTGCTTTAGTATATGATTTCATGTCAAATGGGTCTCTTGATAAATGCATTTACTCTAAAGAAGGATTCAACACTTTAAGTTGTAAGAAAATGTATGAGATTGCAGTTGGAGTGGCTCACGGTATTGAATATTTGCATCGAGGTTGTGAAGTGCAAATACTACATTTTGATATCAAGCCTCACAATATTTTACTTGATGAGAATTTTATCCCGAAGATTTCTGACTTTGGGCTAGCAAAATTATATCCAAGGGATAATAGCATGGTATCTTCAATGGCAGCAAGGGGCACAATGGGATATATTGCTCCTGAGTTGTTCTATAAAAACATTGGTGGTGTTTCATACAAAGCTGATGTCTACAGTTTTGGAATGTTGTTAATGGAAATGGCAAGTAAAAGGAAAAATGTAAATGCATTAGTGGAGAATTCAAGCCAAATTTACTTCCCCTCATGGGTGTACGATCAATATAATGAGGGGAAAGACTTCGAGATTGGAGATGCTACAACAGAGGAAAAGCAAATTATAAAAAAGATGATTATAACTGCATTGTGGTGCATTCAAATGAAACCAAGTGATCGACCTTCCATGAAGAGAGCCATAGCGATGCTAGAAGGAGATGTTGAATGCCTACAAATGCCTCTAAAGCCATCTCTATGCCCAGAACCAATGACTGTAGGCAATTTGATTCCAACAAGTTCAGATGTGGAGCTAACATGTAGTTTATCGGCAAGGTGA
- the LOC112192441 gene encoding rust resistance kinase Lr10 isoform X1, producing the protein MGKINLVAWVSIAALFLVIALLSGHSCNAKDEGSKSTTSSSGNIHTRSFLGVFVPKARGRDNQKCVPSSCGHIDNISYPFRLEHDPKHCGDSSYTLECNNNVTILHLYSGEYYVKEINYRNSTIRVVDPGLEKNNCASLPRFPLAQSNFSSLSFTYGPVSTPLTFLKCQNPVHSSLYVDTASCIKSEAYGYVKVGITTTSDLEDGCSIDSTTMITTFARTKRNVSYKEIHKELVYGFQLTYEMTYIFVDCRRQGQWSSAPGRCFPHSITGFFQLLWEFIYYYIVLPLYHFDRFLLEMISIVPVVFTVKFILGAPFVIALLIYKWRRRHSSTNNSIEDFLHSDNFMPIRYTYSNIKKMSNGFKDKLGEGGYGSVFKAKLRSGRLGAIKLLGKPNANGEDFMSEVATIGRIHHINVVQLVGYCVEGSKRALVYDFMSNGSLDKCIYSKEGFNTLSCKKMYEIAVGVAHGIEYLHRGCEVQILHFDIKPHNILLDENFIPKISDFGLAKLYPRDNSMVSSMAARGTMGYIAPELFYKNIGGVSYKADVYSFGMLLMEMASKRKNVNALVENSSQIYFPSWVYDQYNEGKDFEIGDATTEEKQIIKKMIITALWCIQMKPSDRPSMKRAIAMLEGDVECLQMPLKPSLCPEPMTVGNLIPTSSDVELTCSLSAR; encoded by the exons ATGGGAAAAATCAACCTTGTCGCATGGGTTTCAATTGCAGCCTTATTTCTTGTTATTGCCTTATTATCTGGCCATTCCTGTAATGCTAAGGATGAGGGTAGTAAGTCTACTACTTCTTCCTCCGGCAATATCCATACAAGAAGTTTTCTGGGCGTATTTGTTCCTAAAGCTAGGGGTAGAGATAACCAGAAGTGCGTCCCTTCTTCCTGCGGCCACATCGACAACATAAGCTACCCTTTTCGGCTAGAACATGATCCAAAGCATTGTGGCGACTCAAGCTACACTTTGGAATGTAACAACAATGTCACAATTCTGCACCTATATTCTGGTGAGTACTACGTGAAGGAAATCAACTACCGTAATTCCACTATCCGAGTGGTAGATCCTGGCCTTGAGAAGAACAACTGTGCTTCCCTTCCTCGTTTTCCTTTGGCCCAATCTAATTTCAGTTCTTTGTCATTTACATACGGGCCAGTAAGTACACCTCTAACTTTCTTGAAGTGTCAAAATCCAGTGCATTCTTCTCTGTATGTGGATACTGCTTCATGTATCAAATCCGAAGCATATGGTTATGTCAAGGTAGGCATTACGACCACATCGGATTTGGAAGATGGGTGCAGTATAGATTCGACCACTATGATCACTACTTTCGCCAGAACGAAGAGAAATGTGTCCTATAAAGAAATACACAAAGAACTGGTGTATGGCTTTCAGCTTACTTATGAGATGACTTATATCTTTGTTGATTGCCGGAGGCAGGGGCAATGGAGCTCAGCTCCTGGTCGATGTTTTCCACACAGCATCACAG GTTTCTTTCAACTTCTGTGGGAGTTCATTTACT ATTATATCGTACTACCACTCTATCACTTTG ATCGATTTTTACTGGAGATGATTTCCATCG TGCCAGTAGTTTTTACGGTCAAATTTATACTTGGAGCTCCATTTGTGATTGCACTTTTAATCTACAAGTGGCGAAGAAGACATTCATCTACCAACAACTCTATAGAAGATTTTCTACATAGTGACAATTTCATGCCTATAAGGTACACTTACTCCAACATTAAGAAAATGTCTAATGGATTCAAGGATAAGTTGGGGGAAGGAGGTTATGGGTCTGTATTTAAAGCAAAATTACGGAGTGGCCGATTAGGAGCCATTAAGTTGTTAGGAAAGCCTAATGCTAATGGGGAAGATTTTATGAGTGAAGTAGCTACTATTGGAAGGATTCACCATATTAATGTGGTGCAGCTTGTTGGTTACTGTGTTGAGGGTTCAAAGCGTGCTTTAGTATATGATTTCATGTCAAATGGGTCTCTTGATAAATGCATTTACTCTAAAGAAGGATTCAACACTTTAAGTTGTAAGAAAATGTATGAGATTGCAGTTGGAGTGGCTCACGGTATTGAATATTTGCATCGAGGTTGTGAAGTGCAAATACTACATTTTGATATCAAGCCTCACAATATTTTACTTGATGAGAATTTTATCCCGAAGATTTCTGACTTTGGGCTAGCAAAATTATATCCAAGGGATAATAGCATGGTATCTTCAATGGCAGCAAGGGGCACAATGGGATATATTGCTCCTGAGTTGTTCTATAAAAACATTGGTGGTGTTTCATACAAAGCTGATGTCTACAGTTTTGGAATGTTGTTAATGGAAATGGCAAGTAAAAGGAAAAATGTAAATGCATTAGTGGAGAATTCAAGCCAAATTTACTTCCCCTCATGGGTGTACGATCAATATAATGAGGGGAAAGACTTCGAGATTGGAGATGCTACAACAGAGGAAAAGCAAATTATAAAAAAGATGATTATAACTGCATTGTGGTGCATTCAAATGAAACCAAGTGATCGACCTTCCATGAAGAGAGCCATAGCGATGCTAGAAGGAGATGTTGAATGCCTACAAATGCCTCTAAAGCCATCTCTATGCCCAGAACCAATGACTGTAGGCAATTTGATTCCAACAAGTTCAGATGTGGAGCTAACATGTAGTTTATCGGCAAGGTGA